A genomic window from Tolypothrix sp. PCC 7910 includes:
- a CDS encoding lipopolysaccharide assembly protein LapB encodes MTSTIHIPPEVYQTVIADKINEALINAASLVRTQIYDEALKTYHQILNHIALLSNGEQRSYWLSYLLGYDDIVNLLQPLVKLTPQEQDKWIDWLKKVQQSVLNFHENPRAITQDLKQLVKVYQNLGRSELVKIAMQQATTAALQIPDPTTRTEQLIQLVSVWLESQQKDKAQELLTQALTSAEQTSTEEPYTRSNFLSSIATLYIQMGEPKRAIALAEKVAKEYSPDSILIEVVRDAIKREDLHLAQAVTAKIQTVESQAFCLVEMAVYWATHNQPRLGNRLFAQALKLVSKEVYSETIHSNLIQLYSTSGQLTILLNATQRLTQNDLKTSVLGSLAIFYAKAKQPQQLQQVLAQLQSLNDGEARLLSTAINSQEYNLAIALFKKLKNPSNFAYQSGLYQQLLQGLLRLQNLDQALELAKQANRDLWTEERNLSLKEIAIAYADNQQWSQAIAVAKQVKNTLLKPYQALTQAELAAKAPTIAEFTSLIQPAIAQAQTLSAIEHQALSLAVIGQAYLRTGETEQTQSFLQQAIQKLQQVQDDENRSRLFAQVVEYLINQKQYIAALKIAEAYSNFHLLEYVYNAIYYEINVHNNIDVALQVVEAESLPDRQATTMLAIARIYALQQRRQDALAYLDRAFVVAQQIADPESRTINRYENSPEPDYNDRRSQYTRLVKQYVALEQPDKAQQVVAKVQETSLRDYLQAWID; translated from the coding sequence ATGACATCTACTATTCACATTCCCCCAGAAGTTTACCAAACAGTTATTGCTGATAAAATTAATGAAGCTCTTATTAATGCAGCTTCTTTAGTGCGTACCCAGATTTATGATGAAGCACTAAAAACATATCATCAAATTCTGAATCATATTGCACTCCTCAGCAACGGCGAACAACGCTCATATTGGCTTTCCTATCTCTTGGGCTATGATGACATTGTCAATCTACTTCAACCTTTAGTTAAACTAACGCCCCAAGAGCAAGATAAGTGGATTGATTGGCTAAAGAAAGTTCAGCAGTCTGTGTTGAATTTTCATGAAAATCCTAGAGCAATTACCCAAGATTTAAAACAACTGGTAAAAGTTTATCAAAATTTGGGACGAAGCGAGCTAGTGAAAATCGCTATGCAGCAAGCCACTACAGCAGCGCTACAAATTCCCGATCCCACAACTCGCACCGAACAATTAATTCAATTAGTATCCGTTTGGCTAGAATCTCAACAAAAAGACAAAGCCCAAGAATTACTCACTCAAGCTTTGACCTCTGCGGAACAAACTTCTACTGAAGAACCTTATACCCGAAGTAATTTCCTGAGTTCAATTGCAACTCTGTATATTCAAATGGGTGAACCAAAACGCGCTATAGCATTAGCCGAAAAAGTTGCCAAAGAATATTCTCCTGATTCAATTCTGATAGAAGTTGTGCGTGATGCAATTAAAAGAGAAGATTTGCATTTAGCCCAGGCTGTCACTGCTAAAATTCAAACAGTAGAATCCCAAGCTTTTTGCTTAGTGGAAATGGCAGTTTATTGGGCAACTCATAATCAACCCAGGCTAGGTAATCGCTTATTTGCCCAAGCACTGAAGCTTGTATCAAAAGAAGTTTATTCTGAAACAATACATTCAAACTTAATTCAACTCTACAGCACATCAGGTCAGCTCACTATTCTTCTGAATGCAACCCAAAGACTAACTCAAAATGACCTAAAAACTTCAGTATTGGGTTCGCTTGCTATTTTTTACGCCAAAGCCAAACAACCCCAGCAACTACAACAGGTTCTAGCGCAACTTCAGAGCTTAAATGATGGAGAAGCCAGACTATTAAGTACTGCTATAAATTCACAAGAATATAATTTAGCGATCGCGCTATTCAAGAAGCTGAAGAACCCCAGCAACTTTGCCTATCAATCTGGTTTGTATCAACAACTACTGCAAGGACTGCTGCGATTGCAAAATCTCGATCAAGCGCTGGAATTAGCTAAACAAGCCAATCGTGATTTGTGGACAGAAGAACGTAATCTAAGCTTGAAAGAAATTGCGATTGCTTATGCCGATAATCAACAATGGAGTCAAGCTATTGCAGTAGCTAAACAAGTTAAAAATACCTTACTCAAACCATATCAGGCATTAACGCAAGCAGAACTCGCCGCAAAAGCACCTACAATCGCAGAATTCACCAGCTTAATTCAGCCTGCAATTGCACAAGCACAAACCCTATCAGCGATTGAGCATCAAGCCTTATCATTAGCTGTAATTGGTCAAGCTTATTTGCGTACAGGAGAAACAGAACAGACACAATCTTTCCTGCAACAAGCCATCCAAAAGCTCCAGCAAGTACAAGATGATGAAAATCGCTCTCGTCTATTCGCTCAAGTTGTAGAGTATTTAATTAATCAAAAACAATATATAGCTGCTCTCAAAATAGCTGAGGCTTATTCAAATTTCCACCTATTAGAATATGTCTACAATGCTATTTACTATGAAATCAATGTTCACAACAACATTGATGTCGCGTTGCAAGTAGTAGAAGCAGAATCGCTACCAGATAGACAAGCTACAACAATGCTAGCGATCGCCAGAATCTATGCTTTACAGCAACGTCGTCAAGATGCTCTTGCATACCTCGATCGCGCCTTTGTAGTAGCGCAACAAATCGCTGATCCAGAAAGCCGCACAATTAATCGTTACGAGAATTCACCAGAACCAGATTATAACGATCGCCGTAGTCAATACACCCGCTTGGTGAAGCAATATGTTGCTTTAGAACAACCAGATAAAGCTCAACAAGTAGTAGCAAAAGTTCAGGAAACATCTCTGCGCGATTACCTGCAAGCTTGGATTGATTAA
- a CDS encoding DUF561 domain-containing protein — protein MTMHSSLQRAFANRCVLKAISGLNNFDSDRVAATIKAADLGGATFVDIAADADLVKLAKTLTNLPICVSAVEPEKFVQAVVAGADLIEIGNFDSFYAQGRRFEAEEVLALTHQTRALLPEITLSVTVPHILTLDQQVQLAEELVKAGADIIQTEGGTSSNPAHPGTLGLIEKAAPTLAAAFEISRAVSVPVLCASGISSVTAPLAIAAGAAGVGVGSAINQLNSEVAMIAAVRSIVEALTTAKVEVK, from the coding sequence ATGACAATGCATTCTTCTCTTCAACGTGCTTTTGCTAACCGCTGTGTCCTGAAAGCGATCAGCGGTTTAAATAACTTTGATAGCGATCGCGTCGCCGCTACTATCAAAGCCGCCGATTTAGGTGGTGCTACATTTGTTGATATCGCTGCCGATGCTGATTTAGTCAAATTAGCAAAAACATTGACCAATTTACCAATCTGTGTATCAGCGGTAGAGCCAGAAAAATTCGTGCAAGCTGTGGTAGCTGGTGCAGATTTAATTGAAATCGGAAATTTTGATTCTTTCTATGCTCAAGGCCGTAGATTTGAGGCTGAGGAAGTTCTCGCACTAACTCACCAAACTCGTGCTTTACTGCCAGAAATCACCTTATCTGTTACCGTTCCCCACATCCTGACACTAGATCAACAGGTACAACTAGCAGAAGAACTCGTCAAAGCTGGCGCTGATATTATCCAAACCGAAGGCGGCACCAGCAGCAACCCCGCCCACCCTGGAACTTTGGGCTTAATTGAAAAAGCTGCTCCCACCTTGGCAGCAGCTTTTGAAATTTCCCGTGCAGTTTCCGTACCAGTATTATGCGCTTCCGGCATTTCTAGCGTCACAGCACCACTTGCGATCGCTGCTGGTGCTGCTGGTGTTGGTGTTGGTTCCGCCATTAACCAACTCAACAGCGAAGTAGCGATGATTGCCGCCGTTCGCAGCATCGTCGAAGCCTTAACAACAGCTAAAGTAGAGGTGAAATAG
- the rppB gene encoding two-component system sensor histidine kinase RppB, producing MNQNQLFQQTRLRLALWYALVMAFILSICGFGIYKAVAHAHSMTLGRELESVAGTLHDTIELKLHQPAQLEPVIENFLPNICVVGQSCIPEKSSPKRHILSAINQSNYYVRFYDISGRLIAIAGNYPKGLPIVFKKELWQTLKDSKGNLYHQISFALHTQENRDWGYIQVGRSLADFNSYLNAVKLTLILGLPIIMSLVGVASWWLAELAMKPIYRSYRQIQQFTADAAHELRTPLAATQATVESALMMSHLDETEAREILRTTQRQNQRLTNLVTDLLLLTRLDRQSIPLQSEICCLDDIIGDLIEEFAALVIAADITLTSSIQLSLPLNVVGNQDQLYRLFSNLIVNAIHYTPAGGKVKVSLDRNDHYAVIQVEDTGIGIPQPELTRIFDRFYRVNSDRSRTTGGSGLGLAIAKAIVQTHHGSLDVQSELGKGSTFTVKLPFRIGDWGLGTGDKGK from the coding sequence ATGAATCAAAATCAACTATTTCAGCAAACCCGCCTGCGTTTAGCGCTGTGGTATGCGCTGGTGATGGCTTTCATTTTAAGCATTTGCGGATTTGGCATCTATAAAGCAGTTGCTCATGCTCATTCGATGACATTAGGTAGAGAACTAGAATCTGTGGCAGGGACTTTACACGATACTATTGAGTTGAAACTACACCAACCTGCACAACTAGAACCAGTTATAGAGAATTTTTTACCTAATATTTGTGTAGTTGGGCAAAGTTGCATTCCTGAAAAATCAAGTCCCAAGCGTCATATTTTAAGTGCTATTAATCAAAGCAATTACTATGTACGTTTTTACGATATTTCAGGACGCTTAATTGCTATAGCAGGTAATTATCCCAAAGGATTACCGATAGTTTTCAAAAAAGAACTTTGGCAAACTCTGAAAGATAGTAAAGGCAACTTATATCACCAAATTTCTTTTGCATTACATACCCAAGAAAATCGCGATTGGGGTTACATTCAAGTAGGGCGAAGTCTTGCAGATTTTAATAGTTACCTGAATGCAGTAAAACTGACTTTAATATTAGGATTACCCATCATCATGAGTTTAGTTGGCGTTGCTAGTTGGTGGTTAGCAGAATTAGCAATGAAACCAATTTATCGCTCATACAGACAAATTCAACAATTTACAGCCGATGCAGCACATGAATTACGCACACCTTTAGCTGCAACTCAAGCAACTGTAGAATCAGCGCTGATGATGTCTCACCTTGATGAAACCGAAGCGAGAGAAATTCTCCGCACTACACAACGTCAAAATCAGCGCCTTACTAATTTAGTTACAGATTTGCTGCTATTAACTCGTCTTGATCGTCAATCAATACCGCTGCAAAGTGAAATTTGCTGTTTGGATGATATTATCGGTGACTTAATAGAAGAATTTGCAGCCTTGGTGATCGCAGCTGATATTACACTCACATCTTCCATCCAGCTTTCCCTACCGCTGAATGTGGTTGGGAATCAAGATCAACTTTACCGTCTATTTTCTAACTTAATTGTCAATGCCATTCACTACACCCCAGCCGGGGGAAAGGTAAAAGTTAGCCTAGACCGCAATGATCATTATGCCGTGATTCAAGTAGAAGATACAGGCATTGGTATTCCCCAGCCAGAATTAACGCGAATTTTTGATCGCTTCTACCGAGTCAACAGCGATCGCTCTCGTACTACTGGCGGTTCTGGATTAGGATTAGCGATCGCTAAAGCAATTGTCCAAACACACCACGGTAGCTTAGACGTACAAAGCGAATTAGGCAAAGGTAGCACTTTTACAGTTAAGTTACCCTTTAGGATTGGGGATTGGGGATTGGGGACTGGGGACAAGGGGAAATAA